In one window of Caballeronia sp. TF1N1 DNA:
- a CDS encoding PIG-L deacetylase family protein: MESLTTQEPKALAETGAPEHDRVIEGRGTPEKSWQDWGKLSALPEVDPADLVPLGGRAVVVAPHPDDEVLGTGGLLSRLSELSRNVLIVAVTDGTASHPESTEWTPDRLASVRPQETRDALQRLHLRNAQVVRLGLPDGGARQIEADLSVLLAKFLQPGDIVFTTWRYDGHPDHEAVGRATCLAANELGLPFVEVPLWTWHWASPDDSRVPWSRARRIALDAATHTRKLRAVQAFRSQTEPDKTTGQAPVLPEHVLARLTRPFEVILI; this comes from the coding sequence ATGGAAAGTTTGACGACGCAAGAGCCGAAGGCGCTCGCCGAAACCGGTGCGCCGGAGCACGACAGGGTAATCGAAGGGCGAGGCACGCCCGAGAAAAGCTGGCAGGACTGGGGCAAGCTGAGCGCGCTACCGGAAGTCGATCCCGCCGATCTCGTCCCGCTGGGCGGCCGCGCTGTCGTCGTGGCGCCACACCCGGACGACGAAGTGCTCGGTACGGGCGGATTACTTTCACGCCTCTCGGAATTAAGCCGGAACGTGTTGATCGTCGCCGTGACGGACGGCACCGCGAGCCATCCGGAATCGACCGAATGGACGCCGGATCGCCTTGCCAGCGTGCGTCCGCAAGAAACGCGGGACGCCTTGCAGCGGCTGCATCTGCGTAACGCGCAAGTCGTCCGGCTGGGCTTGCCGGATGGCGGGGCGCGACAAATCGAAGCGGATCTATCAGTACTTCTGGCTAAATTTCTTCAGCCTGGTGACATCGTTTTCACTACGTGGCGGTACGATGGCCATCCCGATCACGAGGCCGTCGGGCGCGCCACGTGTCTGGCCGCGAACGAGCTTGGTTTGCCGTTTGTCGAAGTGCCGCTTTGGACCTGGCACTGGGCGTCGCCGGACGATTCGCGCGTGCCGTGGAGCCGCGCGCGGCGCATCGCCCTGGACGCGGCAACGCACACCAGGAAGCTCCGGGCCGTGCAAGCCTTCAGAAGCCAGACCGAGCCGGATAAGACGACCGGACAAGCGCCGGTTCTGCCCGAGCATGTCCTGGCCCGCCTGACGAGGCCCTTCGAAGTCATTCTCATATGA
- a CDS encoding acyl-CoA dehydrogenase: MSLASAAEPLVSASALQACLGELSFQRGNADDTARALRVLIDARLDRLPLPGRGATRERWRALGAVAAFDLALVKLYEGHTDALAILAELDEEHHASNEAWGVWAAEPPNARLAAIGNPESDDVLLHGVKAWCSGAASVTHALVTAWNERGEPMLAAVDIRQPGVKVTREGWFAVGMQASASVDVHFDNVPARRIGKPGSYVERPGFWQGGAGIAACWFGAAAGIARFVEKGARRGADPYKLAHLGAIDTTLCATAALLRETAAFIDREPQANAMLAAMRARLAAERCAAHVIEHAGRALGAAPLCRDDHFAHLMADLPVFIRQSHAERDEASLAEHLLEREPDSWKV, translated from the coding sequence ATGTCACTCGCCTCGGCCGCCGAGCCGCTTGTATCGGCATCCGCCCTGCAAGCATGTCTCGGAGAACTGTCATTTCAGCGCGGCAACGCAGACGACACAGCTCGCGCCCTACGCGTTCTGATCGACGCGCGCCTCGACCGGCTGCCCTTGCCCGGACGCGGCGCCACGCGTGAGCGCTGGCGCGCGCTCGGCGCCGTCGCCGCTTTCGACCTCGCGCTCGTCAAACTGTACGAAGGCCATACGGACGCGCTCGCCATCCTCGCCGAACTCGACGAAGAGCATCACGCCTCGAACGAAGCGTGGGGCGTATGGGCCGCCGAGCCGCCGAACGCCCGCCTTGCGGCCATAGGCAACCCGGAGTCGGACGACGTGCTTCTACACGGCGTCAAGGCGTGGTGTTCCGGAGCGGCTTCGGTGACGCATGCGCTCGTGACGGCTTGGAACGAGCGCGGAGAGCCGATGCTCGCCGCCGTCGATATCCGCCAGCCGGGCGTCAAGGTGACGCGCGAAGGCTGGTTTGCCGTCGGCATGCAAGCAAGCGCGAGCGTCGATGTCCACTTCGACAACGTGCCTGCGCGGCGAATCGGCAAGCCGGGAAGCTATGTCGAGCGTCCTGGCTTTTGGCAAGGCGGCGCGGGCATTGCAGCGTGCTGGTTCGGCGCGGCGGCGGGCATTGCGCGCTTCGTCGAAAAGGGCGCGCGACGCGGCGCCGATCCGTACAAGCTCGCGCATCTCGGCGCTATCGACACCACGCTTTGCGCCACGGCCGCGCTGCTGCGCGAGACGGCGGCATTCATCGACCGCGAGCCGCAGGCCAACGCCATGCTCGCCGCCATGCGCGCGCGTCTGGCGGCCGAACGCTGCGCCGCGCATGTCATCGAGCATGCGGGCCGCGCGCTCGGAGCGGCGCCGCTCTGTCGCGACGATCACTTCGCTCACTTGATGGCGGATTTGCCAGTCTTCATCAGACAAAGCCACGCGGAACGCGACGAGGCATCGCTCGCGGAACATCTGCTCGAACGGGAGCCTGACTCATGGAAAGTTTGA
- a CDS encoding bile acid:sodium symporter family protein: MARPKLLPDNFTLALVSTVILASFLPCRGNVATAFNWITNVAIGLLFFLHGAKLSREAIVAGATHWRLHLLVLLSTFVLFPLLGFALKPLLMPLVTPALYTGILFLCTLPSTVQSSIAFTSMAKGNVPAAVCSASASSLLGIFITPALVGLLVTSNGATTGSPWHTVGSIVMQLLVPFVAGQLLRPAIGKWIDRRKAVLKFVDQGSILLVVYVAFSEAVNEGIWHSISASTLLGLLVVNVLLLTVALLVTAFTARRLGFSRADQITIIFCGSKKSLASGIPMAKVIFASHTVGAVVLPLMLFHQIQLMVCAVLAQRWGARKTATEPPREGKNIAATARR, encoded by the coding sequence ATGGCGCGGCCCAAACTTCTTCCCGATAACTTCACGCTGGCGCTCGTCAGCACGGTCATCCTCGCGAGCTTTTTGCCTTGTCGCGGCAACGTGGCCACGGCGTTCAACTGGATCACCAACGTTGCAATCGGGCTGCTGTTCTTTCTGCATGGCGCAAAGCTATCCCGCGAGGCGATCGTCGCTGGCGCAACACACTGGCGGCTGCATCTTCTCGTTCTGTTGAGCACTTTTGTGCTGTTCCCGTTGCTTGGCTTCGCGCTCAAGCCGTTGCTCATGCCGCTCGTCACGCCTGCCCTTTACACCGGCATTCTGTTCCTGTGCACATTGCCCTCCACGGTGCAGTCGTCGATCGCGTTCACATCCATGGCAAAAGGCAACGTGCCTGCGGCGGTGTGCAGCGCGTCGGCGTCCAGCCTGCTCGGCATCTTCATCACGCCTGCGCTCGTCGGCTTGCTCGTGACGAGCAATGGCGCGACAACGGGTTCGCCGTGGCATACGGTTGGCAGCATCGTCATGCAATTGCTCGTGCCGTTCGTGGCGGGGCAGTTGCTGCGTCCGGCTATCGGCAAGTGGATCGACCGGCGCAAGGCGGTGCTCAAGTTCGTCGATCAAGGCTCGATTCTGCTCGTGGTCTATGTCGCGTTCAGCGAAGCCGTAAACGAAGGCATTTGGCATTCGATTTCCGCTTCCACGCTTTTGGGCCTTCTTGTCGTCAACGTGCTGCTGCTCACCGTCGCGCTCCTGGTAACGGCCTTCACCGCGCGGCGTCTCGGTTTCAGCCGCGCCGATCAGATCACCATCATCTTCTGCGGTTCGAAGAAGAGCCTTGCTTCCGGCATTCCAATGGCGAAGGTGATTTTCGCGTCCCATACGGTTGGCGCGGTCGTGCTCCCGTTGATGCTGTTCCATCAAATTCAGTTAATGGTGTGCGCGGTCTTGGCGCAACGTTGGGGCGCACGCAAGACCGCGACTGAACCCCCACGCGAAGGCAAGAACATCGCCGCAACCGCGCGGCGCTGA